The Pristis pectinata isolate sPriPec2 chromosome 20, sPriPec2.1.pri, whole genome shotgun sequence genomic sequence tcgGAGACTCCAAAAGAACTGttagaatgaatgaataaatgacagCACAGGGAAGCAGCAGCGAGTTGGCATCTTGCCAGTCTGTCCACAAGATTAAAGTGTCCATTTCTTTGCAGCAGAGCCTGGTGTCGGGAATCACTTCCCCAACAGCGTTGAACATGGAGGTAAAGAAAGAAGCTGGTGATTTAATGAGTGAGCCACAACACCCTGAAGCATTCCAGTCCTGGTACCACTACTTTTGCCCCGAATGTGGCAAAGGCTTCAAGTCTCCCTCTGGCTTGGAGAGGCACTTGCGGGTTCACACCGGTGAGAGGCCGTTTGAGTGCCCGGTGTGTGGCAAGAGTTTTTATAGCTGCAGCAACCTGACCCGGCACCAGCGGATCCACAGCGAGGAGAGACCATTCGGCTGCTCGGCATGCGAGAAGCGCTTCTACACGTCCGGCGAGCTGGCCCGCCACACCCGAGGTCACACACGGGAGCAGCTCTACCCCTGCTCCGTGTGCGGGGAGGGCTTCTGCACGTCCGGGGAGATGGCCCGGCACCGGGCTTCGCACGCTGGCGAGCGGCCCTTTGAGTGTGGTGTCTGCAAGAAGCGCTTCTGGACCGCCAGCTACCTGGCGAAGCACGGCCGCCTCCACAGCGGCGAGCGGCCCTTCTCCTGCTCCGTCTGCCACAAGGCCTTCCGGGCGGCCGGCTACCTGGCCAAGCACGAGCGGATCCACACCGGCGAGAAGCCCTTCGCCTGCGCCGGGTGCGGCAAGCGCTTCTGCGCCTCCAACAAGCTGGCCGAGCACCGTCAGATCCACCGGGCCGACAAGGCGTTCGAGTGCCCGGCCTGCGGCAAGCGCTTCCGCGCCTCCCGCAACCTGGCGCAGCACCGGCGCGTGCACAGCGAGAGGCGGCCTTTTGTCTGCTCCGTCTGTGGCAAGACTCTGGCCTACTCCACCACCCTGCGCATCCACCAGCGCATCCACTCCGGCGAGCGCCCCTTCAAGTGCACGGACTGCGGCAAGAGCTTCACGCAGGCCTTCAGCCTGAAGCTGCACCAGTACCACCACAGCGGGGAGCGGCCGTACCGGTGCCCGCTTTGCGGCAAGGGCTTCATTCTGGCCAGTTACCTGGCAAAGCACCGGTGTACAGCCCTGCAGGATGACAGGTCCAAAAAGTAAGGCTGCAGCGGCTCTTCTGATTGTCCTCCCCGAGCTACACCCTCCAAAACAACCCAACATCCTCATAGAGtctgcagcacggaaacaggcccttcggcccaccaactccctgctgaccatcaagcacccatctgcaccagtcctacactgatcccacttttTCTcctctccacgttcccatcaactccccgcccccaattctaccattcatcttcacacagtttacagtggtcaattaacctaccaacccactgggatgtgcgaggaaaggaGGATGTAACAAAAGTAATGCGAGGACCATTAATGAGAAGGTTGCtaagactcgagggcctgagttatagggagcagttgggcaggctaggactttattccatggagtgtaggagactgaggggtgactttatagagatatataaaatcatgaggggcatagatagggaatcaagaactagagggcataggtttatggtgagaaaggagagatttaaaaggagcttgaggggcaatgtcttcatgcagagagtggtgcgtatatggaatgagttgccagagaaagtggtttaggcaggtacaataacaacgtttaaatgacatttggataagtacatggataggaagggttgggactagcttaggtgggcaccgtggtcgtcatggacgagttgggccaaagggtctgtttccattgctgtattactctatgacgccCTGGGGGAAACTcgggtggtcacagggagaacgtgcaaactccacacagcaccggaggtcaggattgaacctgggtctctggcgctgtgagggaACAACTCTACATGATGGCCACTGTCTCCTATCTGTAGTCACACTAAGTGACATTCACCTACCAACCTAGGACCTGCTCACCTATACTGGCTGCACCTTAAGCAATGTCTCAATATGTAAAGTTCTCACCCTTGTCTTCAAATCCCTACCTTCATGACCACCTCCAGCCCTACAACGCTCCCACATCACTGCCCTCTCCAATTCTGCCTTCTTGACCTTCTTTGAATTTACTATTTCAACTGACAGCAGCACCTTCAGCTGTCAAAACCCTAAGAAATGGAATTCCTGACATAAACCCCTCTgcttctctacctctctctcctcttttaagatgccccttaaaacctacctctttgaccaagtttttggtcgTCTTCTAACTTCTTATGTGTCTTGTCAAATGTTGTCTGAGAACCCTCTTGAGTAGCTGCTTGGGTTTTTGGGATGTTTAAAGTGTTGTATAAGTCCAAGTTAATTGTTTTCGCTGTTGCTGAGATCTGGCACAATATACACACCACACTTATGTAGCATTATGTAGAAatcatagcacagaaataggccattccaTCCAACTGTCTTGGGCTGGTTACATTCCATGTGTGACTGCTGGCATTCCTTCTAACTGATCTCACTAATTCAATATTTTTTGCTAGTTACTCAACTGATTTTGTAATATGTCGAAACCACTTCCCTTGCCTGCTTCCTATGTCTATGAGTTCTGCATTTTAATCacttgggtgaagaaatctcccTTTCTTATTGCATTTACTTGTCATTCTCTTGTATTTCTTGCTCTTAGTTCTCGATTTTTCTACATGTGGAAATATTTTTGACATGGACAATGGCCTCCTCTGCAGTAGATCTTTATGGTTCTCCACATCTCCAACCCATTCACATCTAAAGACCTTCATCAGGTTATTGTCTTTAGTGAAGAAGGTAAATGGTCCAACCTATCTGATCTTCTAGGATAACCATAATCTCTCAATTCCAGTCATGCCCTTGTAAAGCTGAAGTTTGGGAACTATTACTGTGCTGTGTACACAAAGTGTACCCTAACCGAGGTCCTGTACAAGTTTAACATAAGCTTTTGAATTCTATATCCCTTCTCACAAGTTCCTGTGCTTTGTTAGTATTCTTTAATTGCTTTGCTGACATGTGATCTCGCTCCTAATGAAATTTCATTCAAATGTCGCTGGAAATGGAAGGAGTGTTAATGTGTTTGTTGGAAATATTTGTCTGAATTTGCTGTGTTCCCAATTCTAGTGCTCATCTCTGATAGTTTATTAAAAGAATGACTGACCACAACTTGTAAAAATGTTGCTTCATATTTGATGTAGTTTTATGCCATTTAACGTGAGAAGGGGttaaggacatgcatttaaggtgagagggaataagttcaaaggagatgtgaggagcaagttttttttgcacagaaaagtcataggtgcctggaatgcagtgccaggggtggtggtggaggcaaatatgatagaggcgtttaagaggctcttagatcagCACATGGAGACACAATttattccgcagatgctggaatctggagcaatacacaaaaagtgctggaggaactcagcaggtcaggcagcattcatggagggaaataaacagtcgatgtttcgggctgagacccttcatcaggactggaaaggaagagggcagaagccagaataagaaggtggggggagtgggaggagcacgagctggcaggggacaggtgaattcaggtgatagatgaggccaggtgagaaggggaaggtagcaggagggggagaagatgtaagaagctgagaggtgatagaagaggcaaagggctgaagaagaaggaatctggtaggagagggcagtggaccatggaataatggatgggtggggggaggagaggagatgggcaggtcatcgaggCTGGGGAAGGGAGCACATGAATCAGCACATAAATGtgtaaagaatggagggatatggacattgtgtaggcagagggattaATTCAGTTTGATGTTTTAATTagtagttcggcacaacatcgtgggctgaagagcctgtttctgtgctgttcattcATTCTCAGTCGCTGGGTTAAAACCCTGGAACACTTGATTTAACAGAACTGCGGGAGCGGATATATATGCATGGattgcagctcaccaccacatcaGCATGGTCACAGTGGGTCTGCTTCCATCTTGTATGACCCTATAAGTCTACAACCACCTTCATGAAGgaattaggaataggcaataaatgttggctttcctTATCCAAAGAACAATGTTCAGGGATTCCTTCACGCTCACTTGACTGGACAGTAGATGCCTCAGCTTAACATCAGATCTGAAATATGGCACCttcaacagtgctgcactccctcagtactttaTCCACCcttcactattttgaagaagaacaaagCGTTTTTTCCCAATAACTTAGCTGATTTTTGACCTTAGATTATCTGGTCTTTgcaatgtgcaaattggctatcaCATTTCCTACAAATGCAGCTATTTTTGAAAAGTACTTCAGTGGTTGAGAAACACACTTGGATATACTGAAGTCATGAAAGATGCTGTATGAATGCAAGTTCCTTGCATAATCTTGCACAGCTCCTTAAAGCTGATGTGTACATTGGAACTAATAACGTCAAGATTAGTACATTGGAATTGATGTAAAAGCAGCCCAGCCTCACTTAATGTGATCTCTCCTACACAGAGCTGCAGTTTGACTGCTGGGGGTGATCCTTATTCCCTTCTCATGGTTCATTGAGCCACTCGGTTAGAAAACTATTTGTTCTGAACACAATTGTGAAGGACGTAGCAGCCGACTTACATTAGACAGCTACCTGACCATTgtgcctgcatcagaactgggtgCAGTCTCAGCCCTTTCAACGTATCAAACTCCTCATCAATGGGAGGCAGAGTCTGCTGCCTAAAGTTCAGATACCTGTCCCATCGACGCTCAAACAAGTTGTGTTGATTCCGTCAAttcaatcaggcagcatcccagaTTCCTAGCAGACTATTCCTGGAGGCTAGGACTCTAGGTTAGGTTAAGCCCTGGGTTGTTGGTAATGATTCTACAGAATGTAGTTTTCAGTCGCACTGGCCATACCTCCAATAATACATCAGCTCATGACCTTCAGTATCAGCAGCAGTGTGGGCAAGTGCCAGAAAATGCaatataaatgtttttttctcatAAAAACTGAGgccctcccctgccctcaatGCAGTAAATGTTTCATATGACCAGAAGCAGCCAATACTACAAGAATAAAGGTGAAGTTGGTTATTCTGTTCATTCCACAGCCACCGAAATCTGCATggttctggaatgtgctgctggaggaggtggaatcagatacagttactatgtttaggaggcatttggaTAGCATAGCAGGTTAtggtcccaatgcaggcaaatgagattagtgtagatctgCAGAaatattggcatggacaaggtgggccaaagggctgatTTCtaagctgtataactctatggctctgtcATTCAAATCGCACCACGCACCTGGAATGAATGCAATTGGGTAGAGAAGCTCAGCTTCTTCCAGGATACAGCAGTTCACTTGATTTACTTCTCTTCCTACTGGACCTTAAGGAGCATCATTCGTGCCGGTATTATGCAGGGATGAGAGCTAGGAACTCTTGAGGCAATCATTGACATCCTGCAAGCAAGATCAACTCTGTATCAGATACGATTCCAGATTCTCACCTTCAGTTCTTCTTACCCCATGTTTTTTGCTGGAACTCACTGGCCAAATGGTACTTGAATGATGATCTTAGATCACCTGGCCCTCAGGTTGTGCCCGGACCAACAATAAATCAACCCACAGCAGGATTTAGAAATTTCAGATTGGTGGGCAACATTCACAAGTGGCAGGAATTCCAACACAGTAAAGGCCGGACTAAAGCACTGACACATTATAATTTACACAATGCTTTACTGAAACTCACCGAGATATGTTGAGAAAACCTCCACCCCCAATGCTTCAACACAAGGAAGAAACAGCAAAGCCACAGGGGGAAAATATCGCCTCCAGATTCCCCTCTAATTTATCCTGACTGCAACATAAAGTGACAATCATTAGTCATTAGTCATGTCCAGGTTAAGATCCTGAAATTCGTAGTACCACCATAGCTCACCAACATCTGAAGGTAACGGTGGATCACCATTAAATGTGGCCTTGGTGGTCAGGCAAAATATACAAATGGCAGAATTACTATAAAAAGGGTTGAGAGAAGCTTGAGGAAACGTAGAAAAGGGATctgaaaatggagagagagagagagatagatgcaGAATAGTAGAGTGTGATTGAATCAGAGATTAACAACAACACAGATAGAGACAACGAAACAAAGTTAGAGAATTAGGGGAACTGGATAGAGACTCATAATGAGTCATAATATGAGTTATAGACATCTGCTAATGAGTGAGTGAGATCGTGAACACAGAGAATGAGATATAGGGAAGTTGTAAGTACTTACATGGAATGGAGAACCTTTCCTtagtgtgcattcaaatattccCTTCCTCACAATGTAGAAACTGGCTGTGCTGAACCACATTTGTAAGGGACCCAGCAGAAGCAAGGACTTTATTTACATAGACTGATTTATATGGGCCAGATTTAGGCCAGATTTAGGCACTGGCTTACAGGGGCTTAATGcagatttttaattaattttcatctCTTCCGCTGTTGCTTGCCTTAGACACACAGCAGACCCCTCTTTAAAGAGAGAACGAGAAGAGAAAGATGAGAGGACAAAAAGAATGAGgatgaggagaaagaaaagagaatggTAAGGGatcagagagagcgagagagggaaTTAAAATAGACtttgaaaaaatgaaaaaaaagagagggaggagaTATTGAGAGGGAATGAGGTGCTAATGGATCCAATACCAATAGGTACCTGCTGGTGGTGCTGTTGAACTGTGTGAAGTTATTGCACTCCGAGCACCACCAACTGCAGCATAGGGGTAGTGCAGCCCAACACagtcattcattacacagtcgaGAGAGGGAGTCTGGTAGTGTGTAGGTTGAAATATCCAAACCATAGTAGGTCGCTATGGGATGCGTACAGGAATTTAGATTTTGCCACTGTGGAAGGGGTACGTATTATACATGCGGGAGTCCCTTGTGAATATTGGAAGGTCCCATGCACTTGCTTGACCTCCACTTCCACCTCAGCATGTCCCTGTACTTCAAGATTCATCATTAAGTTGTGGCTCATTGGAACAATTCCAGCCCAGCACCAAGTTCAAGAAACTCTGGAAATGTAACCCTAAACTCTTAAAAAAGGAATTCCCCTCAGCATTTCCTCTTCATTATCTCACCTTGGAAACACATTTTCTTCCAGGTCTAGGGTGCAACACGTTGCTACTTCTGGAGCCACTAGTTTGGTAGGATGCTTGAAAATGGTGAACTGTGTACCCACGGACCATCTGAGGGCAACGTGGGGCAGAAAGAACAGGGTCAACAGACAAGCTAGATAGTACAGGGTAGGATGCAGAGAGCAAAATTCAGTTGAACAGTGCTATATCAAGAGGCAAGGATAGGAATGGTCGGAAGAGCATTGGTATAGTCCAAACTGGAAGTGATAGTTTTTAGCAGGAAACCACAGCTCAAGATTATTAtattgtcacagagtcacagaaaggtacagcacagaaaaaaagccctttggcccactgaatctgtactgaccatcaaccatccatctaTAATAACcctttattaatcccatttgttatACAGTATGTCTATACAACATCTTAAAAGGCACTTTATCAATACAAGTCAttccttctttccatctttctTACAAAATAGATAACTTCAAGAAAGGGATTTTGTTGCTTCAAGTGGAGATATTTACTGTTTTGAGTTGGCTGCCATCCCAGTTATTGGCTGTGCTGCTGTTTTCTTATACATTTCCACTGGTAAGTTAACAAACTCTGGGTTGTTGACCTTCAGGCACTTACAGAGGATTGAGAATGTTCCAAAGTCTTGCACTATAGTCAGAATGAATTCTCAATCAAGTTACATGCTTACCCCCAAGTAGTGAAGAGTGAACTAAAGGTTGTTAATTTAAGGCAAATGATGACTTTTTAAAAGGAACTGAGTCGATAACTGTCAAACTGAATGGCAATTAAGAATAGTAACAGATCTGCTTTATTCATATGGGAGTAAGGAAGAAAACATTGAGTTCTTCGAAGAGATTTTTTTATGTTATCCCAAATAACAGACATAAGGTAGGTGCAGATATCAAATTAAAAACGGATTAAAGATAAAAGAGGTTTGCATTTCTGAAGTCCTTTCTCATCATTTTCAGAATGTCCTAAACTCCTCTACTGCCAACaaactacttttgaagtgtagacacTGTAATAGGAAAGCAAGTTCTGCAAAGAAAGCTCCCACGAACTCCAATAACTAGATAATTTGCTTCAGAAACATTGATTAAGTGATTAACATTACTTAGGATGCTGAGATTAACTCCACTGTTTTTCACCTGATACAGCAAATGGGGTCTCAGGTGAGATCTCCAGAAGTCTCTACATTCAGTTGCTCCTTCTACACTTTActaagtgtcagcctagatttatgTGCACAAGGGTCTTGACCTCAGGACTTTATATCTCAGAGGTGGAAGTGCTGCCAACTCAGTCACAGCTGACGCATAAACAGATCTCTACCCATCCAAATTTCAAGTCAGGAATTGCACTGATATTGGAATGGTCATCACATTTATTAGAGTTGTTTTAGAGACATCTAGATCCTCAATTTCCCATTAATTACTCTAATACAGTCCAGGATTGTTTGCTTGTTCCTGTAACATGGAATCCAGAGTATTTCTGAATCCTTGCCTGAGCTCTTTATTTACATGACTAATGAGTTGGAGATAGAGTAGGGTATATGATTCACAGCAAGTGGAATATTATACAGGAAATAAAGTTATCTTACATAGAAAACATAGTCTTATTTGAAGAGAAAACAGGAACTATAGCACTTTCTAAAAACAGGTTAATTTCATGATAAAtactgtgatgtatataaatctTAGATATAAAAACAATTGCAGTTACTTCCAACATTGTGGGCAATAAATTTGATTGCCATGTGCATTATCCAGTAACTTAAATTTTGCTTGGTTATGGTGCTCTCAATCTGCCCAGTCCTTCTATCGTCACTTTTAcaccaaagatacaaaagcctgaaagcacataccaccaggcttctatcctgctgttataagactattgaatggttccctagtacgataagatggactcttgacctcacagcctacctcgtcatggccttattgtctacctgcactgcactttctctgtaactgtaacactttattcttcattctgttattgttttcccttgtactacttcaatgcgctgttgtaatgaaatgatctgtatggatggcatgcaaaacaagtttttcactgtacctcggtacatgtgacaataataaaccaatttaatttaccaattaggCCATAATTCTGCAGCAATGGGTTTCCCAATGGAAATGCATCTTTACTAATATAAACAGAAGTACCAGCTGTGATTCAGTGGATATCTTGTTGGCTTCCGAGTCAGAGGTTCAAGTCTTATCTTGGTGAATTTTCTACGAAAACTTGGAGTGATATTTCAGTACAGCGCCACTGGTACTGCCATCTCATGGACAAGAGTTGAAACTGGGGCTCCATCTGTTCTCCTAGGTAGATATAAAAGATGCTTTGGATTTAGTAATGCAGTAGGTGCATTATCCAAAGAATCCTgtccagtatttatccctcaaccacaaatgcagattatttggtcattattacattagTGTTTGTGAGCTCTTGCTATGCACAACATGGTTGCCAAGTTTCCTATCTTTCTTCTTTGGTAgtgattcagggagcagttgTTCAGCCAATGGAAGAAGGTGACTGAGGAAGATCCCCGCAATGACgtcccctgtggcagacagcagggagacccctctgtagttaccacggTCAGACTTGTCTCCTTCTTCTAATACTGGTCACAATTACAGCATCTTGTAGACTCCTGGaacatcctcctcttcccagatgcgGGCGATGAGGCCATGGAGTTGTGACGGAAGTTCCTCACTGCAAATATTTTAGGATTTTGATGGGACTACCATCTGCTCCGAGAACCTTGTTATTTCTGAGTTGGGATATGGCCTTCCCAATATTCTGTCGGTAGGGAGTGGTGGCAAGATTGGCCCGGATAAGCTGATATGGGATGGAATCAAGGGTGATCACATCAAGAACAAAAGGAGGTCTTCCAAGTATTCCTTCCAGCACTGCTGACAACCTCTCTGTTCCTGATGAGTTCACCTTGTTTTCTTGGCTCTCCTGAGTCCATAGGCTTTAGATGGCTTTTACAGCACATACCAGTGCATGTCATGGCTGTCAGCAAGTTGCAGAGCCTCCCTCATCCCCCCCAACCACCGTCTGTTTTGTAGGTCCcaggttttctgctggacctctgctTTCAGGCACCTGTACAGctgtttcttctcccttgaaGAAAAGTGGAGCTTGCAATCCGGGAGCGCCTTATTCTTGTGATTAGATAGCTCCTGGACATTCTCATCAAACTAGTTCAGGTGCTTCTTTTAGACAAGTCCATGTCTCTCAATTATGGTGGGCTTCAGGGCAGCCCATAAACTGTGGACACTTTGTAGCTCCTGTAGACTGGCAGctgaataagaccataagatatagaagcagaattaggccattcggcccattgagactgctccaccattcagtcgtggctgatttttatttcaaccccattctcctgccttctccccgtaacccttaacccccttaccaatcaagaacctgtcaatctctgccttaaatatgcttaatgacttggcctccacagccctctgtggcaatgaattccacagattcatcaccctctggccgaagaaattcctcctcatccctttactgtgcccttggatcctagtcTCTCCTCCTAATGGTTGTTTAGACTACACTTAAAAGCATTTAACTAGCTAAACTTCGGCATGTCTACAAGGTTCTATATTAATGTAAAGATGTCCCTCTTTATATCGCAGTGGCTCATTTTCTCGTCAAAGCAAATGAAGTGGTGAAAATGTTTGACTTTAATTCAGTCTTACCAATTTTTCCAAAATCTGGTTAAATTTTTTGCAATTTTAAAGGTTTCAGCAAGGCTtccatttttaaatgttacagatcttctaacatatttggtattacttgtggaaaggggactcataagatatctttatatgcagatgacctgttactctatatctccaacccggagaaatctatccctgcagtattatcactacttgctcaatttagtgttttctctggttatagattaaatcttaataagagtgaatttttccattaaacatgcaagtcccaatctataggcaattaccatttagattagcgactgattatttttcgtacctgggtgttaaaattaccaagaaacacaaggacttatttaaagtgaattttttacctttaattaattacgttaaacaattatttactaaatggtccccattctctttatcattgattggctgaattaatgcagttaagatgaatattttaccaaaatttttgtatctagtTCAAGcaattccaatttttatttcgaaatcctttttcgacactattgattccaaaattctttcatagatatggcagaataaaaacccaaggttaagtaagaaatatttacaaagattaaaaaaggatggtggtatggctttgcctaattttagattttactattgggcaattaatattagatatgtggcgactcaccgtctagtcgggcgaaccggctcggcagtcgggtcgcgcggcgtcggagcgacgaggcccaagatggcggcgggcctcgtctttccgagcgacggggagaacccgcgcgcgggaaagtcctgatgacgtaggacttacgtcattgccggtttttttgggcgggagtttttctcccttaaagggcccgcacaaggcgggaaaataaaccagttctgtttggcaatcctccgagtagagtcttgttttattccgcggtagcaaccgctacagatacttaattttctgggcacaagatttagatgcaattcattgtccctgttgggtacaccttgagtgtgaatcggtgcaaggattttcattagtttctattttaggagcttcattcccttttgcacttactaaattgagtaaacaggtgactaatccaatagttaaacatataatatggatatggtttcaatttcgtaaattttttggattgaataaatttaatttatcaagtcctgtTCAATCtaaatttttctttcaaccatctagaattgactcagccttttccttatggagaatgaagggaataacatgttttcgagatttattcattgataactgttttttatcttttgaacagttgtctaataaacacaatctgccgagatcacatttttttcgatatttacagattagaaattttttaagttactttaccttcttttctgacaccataaaaaattgaaattacggaaaaaattttaggttttaatccttatcagaagggcctgatggcAATagtttatgatcggattatgaaaatacgttcagaggaacttgataaaattaagaatgaataggaaagagaactctagatacttttacctacagaggcatggaagaaaattcttcaattagttaatacatcttctatgtttGCTAGACACTCTTTGGTACAGTTTAAGgcggttcacaggacccatatgtccaaggacaagctagccgtttttatcatcatataaatcctgtatgtgacagatgtaattcgaaggtggcctccctgacacatatgttttggtcctgtccccttttagaaaaatattggaaagacatttttaacattatttcatctgtattgaacattgatttacaacctcttcctattactgcaatttttgggttaccaatgatggaatctcgccatttgtctgcttctgcttgtcgcaTGATCgcttttgtcacattaatggccaagtgatccatttctttcaaatggaaggatccaatacctcccaccacttttcagtggttttctcaaactatagtacgtctaaatttagaaaaaattaggagtggtactattgatcctttgcttaaatttgaggaactttagagtccatttattcaatatttccgtatgatgtaagctgacctttttcagatcctttTCAAAAACCCtggaatacagaggagcggagttgacgacataataatgtttttttttaattgaagaaatatcagtccagttttttctttgaagtttttggtttctttttggtctattatcaatttttttttgatttgggggttcttctttcatataattaaatctcatttcttttcaatctttccttttgtatttgttcacttgataagagaacgggaggtctagattaatctttttttattccatgtgattatatatattaactgttatgattgctatcctgatctctttacaccatatgtataattactaatgttatatatattattttgtactaatttgaaaattaataaaaagattgaaaaagaaatgttaCAGATCAGATTCACTGatctcatagagccatagagccaaGCCAAGCTAATATGCAAAGGAAGAAAGAATATTCTTTCATAGCTTCATGAGATTATCAAGTTCTTTTCTGGCAATTGTACTTCTGAAATATAATTGCCATTGTATT encodes the following:
- the LOC127580962 gene encoding zinc finger protein 623-like isoform X5, which gives rise to MEVKKEAGDLMSEPQHPEAFQSWYHYFCPECGKGFKSPSGLERHLRVHTGERPFECPVCGKSFYSCSNLTRHQRIHSEERPFGCSACEKRFYTSGELARHTRGHTREQLYPCSVCGEGFCTSGEMARHRASHAGERPFECGVCKKRFWTASYLAKHGRLHSGERPFSCSVCHKAFRAAGYLAKHERIHTGEKPFACAGCGKRFCASNKLAEHRQIHRADKAFECPACGKRFRASRNLAQHRRVHSERRPFVCSVCGKTLAYSTTLRIHQRIHSGERPFKCTDCGKSFTQAFSLKLHQYHHSGERPYRCPLCGKGFILASYLAKHRCTALQDDRSKK
- the LOC127580962 gene encoding oocyte zinc finger protein XlCOF26-like isoform X2; its protein translation is MTVSKEQSLVSGITSPTALNMEVKKEAGDLMSEPQHPEAFQSWYHYFCPECGKGFKSPSGLERHLRVHTGERPFECPVCGKSFYSCSNLTRHQRIHSEERPFGCSACEKRFYTSGELARHTRGHTREQLYPCSVCGEGFCTSGEMARHRASHAGERPFECGVCKKRFWTASYLAKHGRLHSGERPFSCSVCHKAFRAAGYLAKHERIHTGEKPFACAGCGKRFCASNKLAEHRQIHRADKAFECPACGKRFRASRNLAQHRRVHSERRPFVCSVCGKTLAYSTTLRIHQRIHSGERPFKCTDCGKSFTQAFSLKLHQYHHSGERPYRCPLCGKGFILASYLAKHRCTALQDDRSKK
- the LOC127580962 gene encoding oocyte zinc finger protein XlCOF26-like isoform X4 — protein: MTSLVSGITSPTALNMEVKKEAGDLMSEPQHPEAFQSWYHYFCPECGKGFKSPSGLERHLRVHTGERPFECPVCGKSFYSCSNLTRHQRIHSEERPFGCSACEKRFYTSGELARHTRGHTREQLYPCSVCGEGFCTSGEMARHRASHAGERPFECGVCKKRFWTASYLAKHGRLHSGERPFSCSVCHKAFRAAGYLAKHERIHTGEKPFACAGCGKRFCASNKLAEHRQIHRADKAFECPACGKRFRASRNLAQHRRVHSERRPFVCSVCGKTLAYSTTLRIHQRIHSGERPFKCTDCGKSFTQAFSLKLHQYHHSGERPYRCPLCGKGFILASYLAKHRCTALQDDRSKK
- the LOC127580962 gene encoding oocyte zinc finger protein XlCOF26-like isoform X3, which gives rise to MTQSLVSGITSPTALNMEVKKEAGDLMSEPQHPEAFQSWYHYFCPECGKGFKSPSGLERHLRVHTGERPFECPVCGKSFYSCSNLTRHQRIHSEERPFGCSACEKRFYTSGELARHTRGHTREQLYPCSVCGEGFCTSGEMARHRASHAGERPFECGVCKKRFWTASYLAKHGRLHSGERPFSCSVCHKAFRAAGYLAKHERIHTGEKPFACAGCGKRFCASNKLAEHRQIHRADKAFECPACGKRFRASRNLAQHRRVHSERRPFVCSVCGKTLAYSTTLRIHQRIHSGERPFKCTDCGKSFTQAFSLKLHQYHHSGERPYRCPLCGKGFILASYLAKHRCTALQDDRSKK
- the LOC127580962 gene encoding oocyte zinc finger protein XlCOF26-like isoform X1, producing MEGNKQSTFRAETLHQDKQSLVSGITSPTALNMEVKKEAGDLMSEPQHPEAFQSWYHYFCPECGKGFKSPSGLERHLRVHTGERPFECPVCGKSFYSCSNLTRHQRIHSEERPFGCSACEKRFYTSGELARHTRGHTREQLYPCSVCGEGFCTSGEMARHRASHAGERPFECGVCKKRFWTASYLAKHGRLHSGERPFSCSVCHKAFRAAGYLAKHERIHTGEKPFACAGCGKRFCASNKLAEHRQIHRADKAFECPACGKRFRASRNLAQHRRVHSERRPFVCSVCGKTLAYSTTLRIHQRIHSGERPFKCTDCGKSFTQAFSLKLHQYHHSGERPYRCPLCGKGFILASYLAKHRCTALQDDRSKK